In Actinoplanes derwentensis, the following proteins share a genomic window:
- a CDS encoding PadR family transcriptional regulator: MSVSFALLGLLENGPRHGYDLKRTYDDTFGRDRSLHYGQVYSTMARLLKNGLVEVESEPGDGPDRKRYAITDAGITDVAEWITRPEKPEPYLQSTLYTKVVLALLTGRDAAEVLDSQRGEHLRLMRELTRRKATGDLADELICDHALFHLEADLRWLELTTARLDRLAATYGESR, encoded by the coding sequence ATGTCAGTCAGCTTCGCTCTGCTGGGACTGCTGGAGAACGGCCCCCGGCATGGATACGACCTCAAGCGCACCTACGACGACACGTTCGGGCGGGACCGTTCCCTGCACTACGGGCAGGTCTACTCGACGATGGCCCGCCTCCTTAAGAACGGGCTCGTCGAGGTGGAGTCCGAGCCGGGCGACGGACCGGACCGCAAGAGATATGCGATCACCGACGCCGGGATCACCGACGTCGCCGAGTGGATCACCCGACCGGAGAAACCCGAGCCGTACCTGCAGAGCACGCTCTACACCAAGGTGGTGCTGGCCCTGCTGACCGGCCGGGACGCCGCCGAGGTCCTCGACAGCCAGCGCGGCGAGCACCTGCGCCTGATGCGCGAGCTGACCCGCCGCAAAGCCACCGGTGACCTCGCCGACGAGCTGATCTGCGACCACGCCCTGTTCCACCTGGAAGCCGACCTGCGCTGGCTGGAGCTGACCACCGCCCGCCTGGACCGCCTGGCCGCCACCTACGGAGAGTCCCGATGA
- a CDS encoding ABC transporter ATP-binding protein, with product MTEQALLSAEDLHLNFGETKALDGASLHVRAGEVVALMGPSGSGKSTLLHCLAGILSPEAGQVSYAGRDLTAMSDSERSTLRRGEFGFVFQFGQLVPELTCLENVALPLRLSGTGRREAHRIAGEWLDRLEVGDVAQKRPGQASGGQGQRVAVARALVAQPRVVFADEPTGALDSLNGELVMKLFIAAAKETGAAVVLVTHEARVAAWSDREAVVRDGRVREQEFVR from the coding sequence ATGACTGAGCAAGCCCTCCTGAGCGCCGAGGACCTGCACCTGAACTTCGGCGAGACCAAGGCGCTCGACGGCGCTTCCCTGCACGTGCGGGCCGGTGAAGTGGTGGCCCTGATGGGACCGTCCGGCTCTGGTAAGTCGACATTGCTGCACTGCCTGGCCGGCATCCTCTCCCCAGAGGCGGGCCAGGTGTCCTATGCCGGCCGGGACCTGACCGCGATGTCCGACAGTGAGCGCAGCACGCTTCGCCGGGGCGAGTTCGGGTTCGTGTTCCAGTTCGGGCAGCTGGTGCCGGAGCTGACCTGTCTGGAAAATGTGGCGTTGCCACTGCGCCTGTCCGGGACCGGCCGCCGCGAGGCACACCGGATCGCCGGCGAGTGGCTGGATCGCCTCGAGGTCGGCGACGTCGCCCAGAAACGTCCCGGCCAGGCCTCCGGCGGCCAAGGCCAGCGGGTCGCGGTGGCCCGGGCGCTGGTCGCCCAGCCGCGAGTCGTCTTCGCCGACGAGCCGACCGGCGCACTGGACTCCCTCAACGGCGAGCTGGTGATGAAATTGTTCATCGCGGCCGCCAAGGAGACCGGCGCGGCCGTGGTGCTGGTCACCCACGAGGCCCGGGTCGCGGCCTGGTCCGATCGGGAGGCCGTGGTCCGCGACGGCCGGGTCCGCGAGCAGGAGTTCGTCCGATGA
- a CDS encoding ABC transporter permease → MTLIRRWFFELGLGARMSVAGGRSGWTRLALIAAGVGIGVAVLLSIAALPAAIGAATARDQARSENPQESPPKGDNTLLIGIATTMFGSDSVHGRMLQPEGANPPIPPGVTTLPKPGQMIVSPALADLIRDNPLLAQRWDAPIVGTIGEQGLRGPADLAFYLGTDTLTEETGYRIDRFGAGGADDGEGTSPAMLLLGAVGIVVLLMPVMVFMASAVRFGGEARDRRLAALRLVGSDASMTRRIAAGETLAGAVLGLGLGAVLAVGAALAANRWATGALSFYLYDMRPVPALVALIVVAVPAVAVLVTLSAMRRVVVEPLGVVRLSTTVRRRLWWRLVLPVLGVALLWPLRNGLEDGSSGVEFQAAGGVALLLIGLALLLPWLVEATVDRLGGGSLAWELAIRRLQFDSGTAVRAVSGIAVSVAGVIALQGLVSGIESVVGPSDSATGRFHHQISPTTDIPDSAWTAALSKTPGVRETRTIRTVFGELSGDSTAIHIGDCQALHRYADMSACADGDVYGIAVPEGRTEYTLRDGGTWTPPAPTKQATGADSVLGYGAMLLVTTGAIAGGDIPETESTYAVDLDTSQFGALEQLRNTAARLDPQALVYDPGNATIADVMRTSRQGLLAGTIVLLVLIGASMLVNVAEQLRERRRVLAVLVAFGTRRRTLTGSVLYQATIPVLIGMALAVSLGSALAAVMMTAVDAPVTIDWFGIGTTSAVAVLVVLGTTAAALPSLMRLTRPGNLRNE, encoded by the coding sequence ATGACGCTGATCCGGCGGTGGTTCTTCGAGCTCGGGCTCGGCGCGCGGATGAGTGTCGCCGGAGGCCGGTCCGGCTGGACCAGACTCGCCCTCATCGCCGCCGGGGTGGGCATCGGCGTCGCGGTGCTGCTGTCCATCGCGGCCCTGCCCGCCGCGATCGGGGCGGCCACCGCGCGCGACCAGGCCCGCAGCGAAAACCCGCAGGAGAGCCCGCCGAAAGGCGACAACACCCTGCTGATCGGCATCGCCACCACCATGTTCGGCAGCGACTCCGTGCACGGGCGGATGCTCCAGCCGGAAGGCGCCAATCCGCCGATCCCGCCGGGCGTGACCACCTTGCCGAAACCGGGCCAGATGATCGTCTCCCCAGCCTTGGCCGACCTGATCCGGGACAACCCGTTGCTCGCCCAGCGGTGGGATGCCCCCATCGTCGGCACCATCGGCGAGCAGGGTCTGCGAGGTCCCGCCGACCTGGCCTTCTACCTGGGCACCGACACCCTCACCGAGGAGACCGGCTACCGGATCGACCGCTTCGGGGCTGGCGGCGCCGATGACGGCGAGGGCACCTCTCCGGCGATGCTTCTGCTCGGTGCCGTCGGCATCGTGGTGCTGCTGATGCCGGTGATGGTTTTCATGGCCAGCGCCGTGCGTTTCGGCGGCGAGGCCCGAGACCGGCGGCTGGCCGCGCTGCGGCTGGTCGGCTCGGACGCCTCGATGACCAGGCGGATCGCCGCCGGCGAGACCCTGGCCGGTGCGGTGCTCGGGCTGGGCCTCGGTGCGGTGCTGGCGGTGGGGGCGGCCCTGGCCGCGAACCGGTGGGCGACTGGTGCCCTCAGCTTCTACCTGTACGACATGCGACCTGTGCCCGCGCTGGTCGCCCTGATCGTGGTGGCGGTGCCCGCGGTGGCCGTGCTGGTCACCCTGTCGGCGATGCGCCGGGTGGTCGTGGAACCGCTCGGTGTGGTCCGGCTCAGCACCACGGTGCGCCGGCGGCTGTGGTGGCGGCTGGTCCTGCCGGTCCTCGGCGTGGCCCTGCTCTGGCCGCTCAGGAACGGCCTGGAAGACGGTTCGAGCGGCGTGGAGTTCCAGGCCGCGGGCGGGGTGGCGCTGTTGTTGATCGGCCTGGCGCTGCTGCTGCCCTGGCTGGTCGAAGCTACCGTGGACCGGCTCGGCGGCGGCAGTCTGGCCTGGGAGCTGGCGATCCGCCGCCTCCAGTTCGACAGCGGCACCGCGGTCCGGGCTGTCTCCGGCATCGCCGTCTCGGTCGCCGGGGTGATCGCCCTGCAGGGACTGGTCTCCGGCATCGAGAGTGTGGTCGGCCCCAGCGACTCCGCCACCGGCCGGTTCCACCACCAGATCTCGCCGACGACCGACATCCCGGACAGCGCCTGGACGGCCGCGCTGAGCAAGACCCCGGGCGTCCGGGAGACCCGGACGATCCGGACCGTCTTCGGAGAGCTCTCCGGGGACTCGACAGCGATCCATATCGGCGACTGCCAGGCCCTCCACCGCTACGCCGACATGAGCGCCTGCGCTGACGGCGACGTCTACGGCATCGCCGTCCCCGAGGGCCGGACCGAATACACGCTGCGAGACGGTGGGACCTGGACCCCGCCGGCCCCGACCAAGCAGGCGACAGGTGCCGATTCGGTGCTGGGTTATGGCGCGATGCTCCTGGTCACCACCGGCGCGATCGCCGGTGGCGACATCCCGGAGACGGAATCCACCTACGCCGTCGACCTCGACACGAGCCAGTTCGGCGCCTTGGAGCAACTGCGCAACACAGCTGCGCGTCTCGATCCGCAGGCCCTCGTCTACGACCCGGGCAACGCCACCATCGCCGACGTGATGCGCACATCCCGGCAAGGTCTGCTGGCCGGCACGATCGTCCTGCTGGTGTTGATCGGCGCGAGCATGCTCGTCAACGTCGCCGAACAGCTCCGCGAACGCCGCCGTGTCCTCGCGGTCCTGGTGGCCTTCGGCACCCGCCGGCGCACCCTGACCGGTTCCGTCCTGTACCAGGCCACCATCCCGGTCTTGATCGGGATGGCACTGGCGGTGTCCCTGGGCAGTGCTCTGGCGGCGGTGATGATGACCGCGGTGGACGCCCCGGTGACCATCGACTGGTTCGGCATCGGCACCACGTCCGCGGTCGCCGTCCTGGTCGTGCTCGGCACCACAGCCGCGGCCTTGCCTTCCTTGATGCGCCTGACCCGCCCCGGCAACCTACGCAACGAGTGA
- a CDS encoding TetR/AcrR family transcriptional regulator, whose protein sequence is MTGKTDGRAERARATRARITAAATATFTTSGYATTSINAIAAAAGVSEQTVYYSFGNKRAVLAAALDRAIAGDDEPTPTLERPWVQAALAEPDSHRQIERQVEGVGEVLRRAARLLDIIRNAATDPELAEVCATAIGHHHEVQGVFAKALSTKAELRTDLSTATDTSVALLSPETYLLLVDHLGWPHERWRIWAADCLIRTLIT, encoded by the coding sequence GTGACCGGAAAGACCGACGGGCGTGCCGAGCGGGCTCGCGCCACCAGAGCCCGCATCACCGCCGCCGCGACCGCGACGTTCACCACGTCCGGATACGCCACGACCAGCATCAACGCCATCGCAGCGGCGGCGGGGGTGAGCGAGCAGACGGTGTACTACTCGTTCGGCAACAAACGAGCCGTCCTAGCCGCCGCCCTGGACCGGGCAATAGCCGGCGACGACGAACCGACCCCCACGCTGGAGCGCCCGTGGGTCCAAGCCGCACTCGCCGAGCCCGACTCACACCGCCAGATCGAACGCCAGGTGGAAGGCGTCGGCGAGGTGCTACGACGCGCCGCCCGCCTGCTCGACATCATCCGCAACGCCGCCACCGACCCCGAACTGGCCGAAGTCTGCGCGACCGCTATCGGACATCACCACGAGGTCCAGGGAGTCTTCGCAAAAGCATTGAGCACCAAGGCCGAATTACGTACGGACCTCAGCACCGCCACCGACACCAGCGTCGCCCTGCTCTCCCCGGAGACATACCTGCTGCTCGTGGACCACTTAGGCTGGCCCCACGAACGCTGGCGCATCTGGGCAGCAGACTGCCTGATCCGAACCCTGATCACCTGA
- a CDS encoding saccharopine dehydrogenase NADP-binding domain-containing protein gives MTTKTLILGGYGAVGREAAVALTEHSTVVVAGRNPAKAPAGTEAIRVDLTDSAQVEAALDGVSAVLMCAEIGNARVARAALERGIDYVDISATPAVLTAIEALRPERVSAPAFRGVGLGMGEEARAAGAEGGIAGSWVAGGSAFAGSGVGDATAVLSVGIAPGVSNLLARYVSERAPGQPVRIGVLLGSGEKHGAAAVGWTVDGLGQEGGAWAAEFPAPYGRRRVRRFPFSDQYTLGLPDVRTGLALDSRVSTVLLGLANRPAIARLLHRPAFRPLTEKVFGGLHLGTDGFAVIAEAGDVRAAFTGNRQSRATGLFAAHVIRQLPGLRPGIAHIEDLVEPAEFLTILAADGFQFHPARS, from the coding sequence GTGACTACAAAAACTTTGATCCTTGGCGGGTACGGTGCGGTCGGCCGAGAGGCGGCCGTCGCCCTCACTGAGCACTCGACCGTCGTGGTGGCCGGGCGTAACCCCGCCAAGGCGCCGGCGGGCACCGAGGCGATCCGCGTCGACCTGACCGATTCTGCCCAGGTCGAGGCGGCTCTCGACGGGGTCAGCGCGGTTCTCATGTGTGCCGAGATCGGCAATGCCCGGGTCGCGCGGGCCGCCCTCGAACGAGGCATCGACTACGTCGACATCTCCGCGACCCCGGCAGTGCTCACCGCGATCGAGGCCTTGCGTCCCGAGCGGGTGAGTGCGCCTGCGTTCCGGGGCGTGGGGCTGGGGATGGGAGAGGAGGCCAGGGCTGCTGGAGCGGAAGGCGGGATCGCGGGGTCCTGGGTGGCGGGCGGTAGTGCGTTCGCGGGATCGGGGGTGGGGGACGCTACCGCGGTTCTCAGTGTCGGTATCGCGCCTGGGGTGAGCAACCTGCTTGCTCGGTATGTCAGTGAGCGGGCTCCTGGGCAACCTGTGCGGATCGGTGTGCTGCTCGGGTCGGGGGAGAAGCATGGGGCCGCGGCGGTCGGGTGGACCGTTGATGGGCTCGGGCAGGAGGGCGGGGCTTGGGCGGCGGAATTTCCGGCGCCGTACGGGCGGCGGCGGGTTCGCCGGTTTCCCTTCTCTGACCAGTACACCCTAGGGTTGCCGGACGTTCGGACTGGGCTGGCGCTGGACTCGCGTGTGTCTACCGTGCTGCTCGGTCTGGCCAATCGGCCGGCCATCGCGAGACTGTTGCACCGGCCGGCTTTTCGCCCGCTGACCGAGAAGGTCTTCGGCGGTCTGCACCTGGGCACCGACGGTTTCGCGGTGATCGCTGAGGCCGGTGACGTGCGGGCGGCGTTTACCGGCAACCGGCAGAGCCGTGCCACGGGGCTGTTCGCCGCTCACGTGATTCGGCAGCTGCCCGGCCTGCGTCCTGGCATTGCCCACATCGAGGACCTTGTCGAACCGGCCGAATTCCTGACCATCCTCGCCGCGGATGGTTTCCAGTTCCACCCGGCGCGATCGTGA
- a CDS encoding TIGR03620 family F420-dependent LLM class oxidoreductase — MKNLGRYGVWTPWQIWPDDPNEIADAAQEIEALGYGTVWIGGSPRDDLQIVEAVLAATSTIVVGTSIVDIWTSDGPRLAASHTRIRRSFPGRFYLGVGSGHAPTAESRGQAYTRPLSRLKEFLTGLLAASPAPSAAPASPASPASPASPASPANELMIAALGPRTLETAASLTAGALPYLMPPAHTASARQIMGDGPLLAPEQKVHLGADPEAARQGGRRALRPYLSLPNYTRQLTRFGLTESDLTGDGSDRFIDSAVVWGPDDRIRTGIDAHLTAGADHVAVQVLLDSGAPRSLPRPEWRRLARILKLPKTT, encoded by the coding sequence ATGAAGAACTTGGGCCGGTACGGGGTGTGGACCCCGTGGCAGATCTGGCCGGACGATCCGAACGAGATCGCGGACGCCGCCCAGGAGATCGAGGCACTCGGGTACGGCACCGTGTGGATCGGCGGCAGTCCCCGCGACGACCTGCAGATCGTCGAAGCAGTGCTCGCGGCCACCAGCACCATCGTGGTCGGCACCAGCATCGTCGACATCTGGACCAGTGACGGCCCCCGCCTGGCGGCCTCGCACACCCGGATCCGGCGTTCCTTTCCCGGCCGCTTCTACCTGGGTGTCGGTTCCGGTCACGCGCCGACCGCCGAGTCCCGCGGGCAGGCCTACACCAGGCCACTGTCCCGATTGAAGGAGTTCCTCACCGGCCTTTTGGCCGCTTCACCCGCTCCATCAGCTGCGCCCGCTTCACCCGCTTCACCCGCTTCACCCGCTTCACCCGCTTCACCCGCGAACGAGCTGATGATCGCCGCGCTCGGACCGCGCACTCTGGAGACGGCGGCTTCGCTGACCGCTGGCGCCCTGCCGTACCTGATGCCGCCCGCACACACCGCTTCCGCCCGGCAGATCATGGGCGACGGTCCGCTACTGGCCCCCGAACAGAAAGTCCACCTGGGCGCCGACCCCGAGGCGGCCCGGCAGGGCGGCCGGCGGGCGCTGCGCCCCTACCTGTCGCTGCCCAACTACACCCGGCAGCTGACACGTTTCGGCCTGACCGAATCCGACCTGACCGGCGACGGCAGCGACCGCTTCATCGACTCAGCCGTGGTCTGGGGCCCCGACGACCGAATCCGCACCGGCATCGACGCCCACCTCACCGCGGGCGCCGACCACGTGGCGGTACAGGTGCTGCTCGACTCCGGCGCCCCACGTTCCCTGCCCCGCCCCGAATGGCGCCGCCTGGCCAGAATCCTCAAGCTCCCCAAAACCACGTGA